The Peribacillus sp. FSL E2-0218 genome contains a region encoding:
- a CDS encoding ABC transporter ATP-binding protein has translation MEPLLKVENIKKIYGKSSAAYTALENISFDIHEGEFVGIMGPSGAGKSTLLNMLATIDSPTEGKIYMRDVSIHDMKGADLTDFRRDNLGFIFQDYNLLDSLTVKENILLPMAIAKMPAKEIDISVNRIAKVFGIEDLLAKYPYQISGGQKQRTAAARALVTEPALILADEPTGALDSKSATDLLESLSELNENNHSTIMLVTHDAYAASFCNRIIFIKDGTLSKEIHRGVLTRKAFFQEIMDVLATIGGEVDDVI, from the coding sequence ATGGAACCATTATTGAAAGTGGAAAATATCAAAAAGATATATGGGAAGTCAAGTGCTGCTTACACGGCGCTGGAGAATATATCTTTTGACATTCATGAAGGAGAGTTCGTGGGAATCATGGGGCCATCAGGAGCGGGGAAATCTACCTTGCTTAATATGCTGGCAACGATCGATTCACCGACTGAAGGCAAAATTTATATGAGAGATGTAAGCATTCACGATATGAAGGGGGCCGATTTAACGGATTTCAGACGTGATAATCTTGGATTCATCTTTCAGGATTACAATTTGCTCGATTCATTGACCGTGAAGGAAAATATATTGCTGCCAATGGCGATTGCAAAAATGCCAGCAAAAGAAATCGATATCTCGGTGAACCGCATAGCTAAAGTATTTGGCATTGAAGATTTATTAGCTAAATATCCGTACCAAATCTCCGGTGGACAAAAACAGCGGACAGCCGCAGCAAGGGCGCTTGTAACTGAGCCTGCACTGATCTTGGCTGATGAACCAACAGGGGCACTCGATTCAAAATCAGCAACCGATTTACTGGAAAGCTTAAGTGAGCTAAATGAGAATAATCACTCGACCATCATGCTGGTAACACATGATGCATATGCGGCAAGCTTCTGCAATCGCATCATATTTATCAAGGATGGTACACTTTCCAAGGAAATTCACCGTGGTGTCCTAACGCGTAAAGCTTTCTTCCAAGAAATTATGGATGTCCTTGCAACTATTGGAGGTGAGGTAGATGACGTTATTTAG
- a CDS encoding ABC transporter permease, which produces MTLFSLARKNIVRNLSQYFLYIASMVFSIIIYFTFVTLKYSDTIAEQTASSQKLDSLMSGAAVILIFFVAIFIAYSNSFFMKKRKKEVALYALLGVRNRQIGFMLFFENLLLGLVSLVVGIILGFLCSKGLMTILIYLMGYDVIAPFTFSGTAVLNTSIVFLIIFLVTSFQGYRLIYQFKLIDLFHASKKGEAVPKPSKGVAILGILLIVIGYWLAMQDLFTSKVWEKVGFLMTALIILTTVIVGTFLLFHSVTGFVLELIKKNEKWLWKGLHLMTISQLLYRIRGNARTLTVIAVLSATTVTAGGAVYGLYYNTNDQVLTADPSTFMYRQTDAKSDEEVSAILPDTKYDEVIEALSVTFHAKELNDLDGSGKRIYTVIDEETYNKLAAIQNKDVLRLKEDHAVILDIGYDERLSPDYKGKTITTKNNTAITFQGVKTQTVLNAGTAGITVVVSNHTFEALQKDGESLTYRVIGMDKASVDLSGEMAKEIPEEGQFSSAPQDFQLALESVGSLLFIGSFLGLVFLAATGSIIYFKVLTEAEEDKSQYNMLHKMGVSAKEMRKSIASQVVVIFFVPLAAGLCHSVVALKAFSSLLMMDLAKPVLIWMVAYTVIYGLYYILTVASYNRIITQNNKTEG; this is translated from the coding sequence ATGACGTTATTTAGCCTGGCGAGGAAGAATATTGTCCGAAACCTATCCCAATATTTTTTATATATCGCATCCATGGTTTTCAGCATCATCATCTATTTTACATTCGTAACGTTGAAATACAGCGATACGATTGCAGAACAAACGGCTTCATCACAAAAATTAGATTCATTAATGAGTGGAGCGGCAGTCATCCTGATTTTCTTCGTTGCCATTTTCATTGCCTATTCAAATTCATTTTTTATGAAAAAACGTAAAAAGGAAGTCGCATTATATGCATTGCTCGGCGTACGAAATCGTCAAATTGGTTTTATGCTCTTCTTTGAAAACTTATTGCTAGGCTTGGTTTCATTAGTCGTGGGGATTATCCTAGGTTTTTTGTGTTCAAAGGGACTCATGACGATTTTGATTTATTTGATGGGCTATGATGTCATTGCACCATTTACTTTTTCCGGAACTGCCGTTTTGAACACCTCGATCGTATTTCTAATTATTTTCTTGGTGACATCATTTCAGGGCTATCGTTTAATTTACCAATTTAAATTGATTGATTTATTCCATGCTTCTAAAAAAGGGGAAGCGGTCCCGAAGCCATCGAAGGGTGTAGCCATTCTTGGAATCCTGCTGATTGTCATCGGTTATTGGTTGGCGATGCAAGATCTATTTACTTCTAAAGTGTGGGAGAAAGTCGGCTTTTTAATGACGGCACTCATCATCTTGACAACAGTTATTGTCGGTACGTTTTTGTTGTTTCATAGTGTGACAGGCTTTGTGTTGGAGCTGATCAAGAAAAATGAAAAATGGCTATGGAAAGGTCTGCATTTGATGACGATTTCCCAACTGCTCTATCGCATTCGGGGCAATGCACGTACATTGACCGTCATTGCGGTGTTAAGTGCTACGACGGTAACGGCAGGCGGTGCAGTTTATGGTCTTTATTACAACACAAACGATCAGGTTTTGACTGCTGATCCCAGTACGTTCATGTATCGGCAAACGGATGCGAAAAGCGACGAAGAAGTCAGCGCCATTTTACCGGATACAAAGTATGATGAAGTGATCGAAGCACTGTCCGTCACCTTTCATGCGAAAGAGCTAAATGACTTGGATGGTTCAGGCAAGAGAATTTACACGGTTATCGACGAAGAAACATATAACAAATTAGCGGCCATACAAAACAAGGATGTGCTGCGTTTGAAGGAGGATCATGCTGTCATTCTCGATATAGGATATGACGAAAGGCTCTCTCCAGACTATAAGGGAAAGACGATCACGACAAAAAACAATACGGCAATCACATTTCAAGGCGTTAAGACACAAACGGTTTTAAATGCGGGTACAGCAGGCATCACGGTTGTCGTATCCAATCATACATTTGAAGCATTGCAAAAGGATGGGGAGTCGCTAACATATCGTGTCATTGGTATGGACAAGGCATCCGTTGATTTATCCGGGGAAATGGCAAAGGAGATACCTGAAGAAGGGCAATTTTCCAGTGCGCCGCAAGACTTTCAACTGGCCCTCGAAAGCGTAGGATCCCTGCTCTTTATCGGGAGCTTCCTTGGTCTCGTCTTTTTAGCTGCGACAGGAAGCATCATTTACTTTAAAGTTTTAACTGAAGCAGAGGAAGATAAATCACAATATAATATGCTTCACAAGATGGGCGTCAGCGCTAAAGAAATGCGAAAATCGATTGCTTCACAAGTGGTCGTCATTTTCTTCGTACCTTTGGCAGCAGGATTATGCCACAGTGTTGTCGCTTTAAAAGCATTTTCTAGTTTATTGATGATGGACCTGGCGAAACCTGTGCTGATCTGGATGGTTGCCTATACGGTGATCTATGGTCTGTATTATATCTTAACGGTAGCTTCTTACAATCGTATTATCACACAAAATAATAAAACGGAAGGATGA
- a CDS encoding YxeA family protein, with product MKKFLMIVGILFILGAAGVFALTKLDFNRMNADNYYLQITEDGTQHEHKLDDGSVMTSYSYKLEATNADGETETLEFTAQKNLRKDAYLKVYVKDEDQVSSYDEVTFEEIPKKAQEKLK from the coding sequence ATGAAGAAATTTCTTATGATAGTTGGAATTTTGTTTATACTGGGAGCGGCAGGAGTCTTCGCTCTTACTAAACTAGACTTTAACCGCATGAATGCCGATAATTATTATTTGCAAATTACGGAGGATGGAACACAGCATGAACACAAACTTGACGATGGTTCGGTGATGACTTCTTATTCATATAAACTGGAGGCCACAAATGCTGATGGTGAAACGGAGACGCTTGAATTCACGGCACAAAAAAATCTGCGGAAAGATGCCTATTTGAAGGTATACGTGAAGGATGAAGATCAAGTATCTTCCTATGATGAAGTGACATTCGAGGAAATCCCAAAGAAGGCCCAAGAAAAGCTTAAATAG
- a CDS encoding HAMP domain-containing sensor histidine kinase — MKWKLTGRFLGSVVTIVVIVGIVNTILLICLLFVHIDTEEESAENFSRQFSQYVDLKDNKPKVNEEGRESLRNNNAWIQFLNDKGQQVAAYYTPQQLKTVYTPAEIVQMYKYKEVDSETTVFVGEAHNFSYFIGVKDRGIGRYVLSYNYDSLLKYINIILLLFLSVDIMIALVIGFLFGKKLTSPLHILIEGIQQLRDRRFKKMSIPKGVYEDVFRNMNELSVKLDQYEKERNQLDNMREEWISNISHDMKTPLSSILGYTELMRESAVDLTPQELDEYIAIINRQSIYMKDLLDDLNLTMRLRNQRLPIQFEEIDIVGFIREMTIELLNDSSFGDRQIEFEANVDKAIHQVDKKLLKRAIFNLIYNALVHNDENVVVKIQIDAIHQQSDTHTQITIADNGSGIPAKDLAQIFERYYRGTSTANTHGTGLGMAIARDIIHAHKGKLDLTSIENKGTTITILL; from the coding sequence ATGAAGTGGAAATTGACAGGCCGCTTTTTAGGATCCGTTGTGACGATCGTAGTGATCGTGGGGATTGTGAATACCATTTTGCTTATATGTTTACTTTTTGTTCATATAGACACGGAAGAGGAATCTGCGGAGAACTTTAGCAGGCAATTTTCACAATATGTAGACCTCAAAGATAATAAACCAAAGGTAAATGAAGAAGGACGAGAAAGTCTGAGGAATAATAACGCATGGATACAATTTTTGAATGATAAGGGGCAGCAAGTTGCAGCCTATTACACCCCTCAGCAATTGAAAACCGTATATACTCCTGCTGAAATCGTCCAAATGTATAAGTACAAGGAAGTTGATTCTGAGACGACTGTTTTTGTCGGTGAAGCCCACAATTTCAGCTATTTTATCGGAGTTAAAGATCGAGGAATAGGCCGGTATGTATTGTCCTATAATTATGATAGCCTTTTAAAGTACATCAACATCATCCTTTTACTATTTCTATCCGTCGATATCATGATTGCATTAGTCATTGGTTTCTTATTTGGAAAAAAGTTAACGAGTCCGCTCCACATTTTAATAGAAGGAATACAGCAGCTTCGGGATAGGCGCTTTAAAAAGATGAGCATACCAAAGGGCGTTTATGAAGATGTATTTCGCAATATGAATGAACTATCGGTAAAGTTAGATCAGTATGAAAAAGAACGCAATCAACTCGACAACATGCGTGAAGAATGGATTAGCAACATTTCACATGACATGAAGACACCACTATCTTCCATCCTTGGGTATACGGAATTGATGAGGGAAAGCGCCGTGGATTTAACGCCGCAAGAATTGGATGAGTATATAGCCATTATTAATAGACAGTCCATATATATGAAGGATTTGTTAGATGATCTCAATTTAACGATGCGTTTGCGAAATCAACGACTACCTATACAATTTGAAGAAATTGATATCGTTGGATTCATACGCGAAATGACGATCGAATTGTTAAATGATTCATCATTTGGGGATCGACAGATTGAATTCGAGGCAAATGTCGATAAAGCAATCCATCAAGTGGATAAAAAATTACTGAAACGGGCAATTTTCAATCTAATCTACAATGCGCTCGTACATAATGATGAAAATGTCGTCGTGAAAATCCAAATTGATGCCATTCATCAACAATCAGATACTCATACCCAAATTACCATTGCCGATAATGGCAGCGGCATTCCCGCCAAAGATTTGGCACAAATTTTTGAACGCTACTATCGAGGTACGAGTACCGCCAACACACACGGAACAGGCTTGGGGATGGCCATTGCAAGGGATATTATACACGCTCATAAAGGTAAGCTGGACTTGACTAGCATTGAAAATAAGGGAACGACCATTACGATACTTTTATAA
- a CDS encoding response regulator transcription factor, translating to MSNEQWILIIDDEQDLAHLMETVLHKEGMANIVTAGTLADGWARFQELDPALVLLDIMLPDGEGYDLCRRIREVSNVPILFLSAKDEEIDKLLGLAIGGDDYITKPFSPKEVAYRVKAQLRRAGFSEEKHVPKNLLIGPFELSANETELKKDGKPIQLTAKEIGLMSCFMHHPNQILSKETLFEHVWGDEFFGSDNTVMVHIRRLREKIEADPSKPAFILTVKGLGYKLQTKGKQR from the coding sequence ATGTCTAATGAACAATGGATTTTAATTATTGACGATGAACAAGATTTGGCACATCTCATGGAGACCGTTTTACATAAAGAAGGCATGGCTAATATTGTGACGGCAGGGACGCTTGCAGACGGATGGGCTCGATTCCAAGAGCTTGATCCCGCTCTCGTCTTACTCGATATCATGCTGCCTGATGGCGAAGGCTATGATTTATGCAGGCGTATTCGTGAAGTTTCCAATGTACCCATTTTATTTTTGTCGGCAAAGGATGAGGAAATCGACAAGCTTTTAGGGTTGGCGATTGGCGGCGATGATTACATTACCAAGCCATTCAGTCCGAAGGAGGTTGCCTACCGGGTGAAGGCGCAGCTGAGACGAGCTGGTTTTTCAGAGGAAAAACACGTCCCGAAAAATTTGCTGATTGGTCCGTTTGAGCTTAGTGCAAATGAAACCGAATTGAAGAAGGATGGCAAGCCCATTCAGCTCACCGCAAAAGAAATCGGATTGATGAGCTGTTTCATGCATCATCCGAATCAGATTTTAAGCAAGGAAACTTTGTTTGAACATGTATGGGGCGATGAATTTTTTGGCTCGGATAATACCGTGATGGTCCATATTCGCCGCTTACGCGAAAAAATCGAGGCAGATCCTTCAAAGCCAGCTTTTATCCTAACCGTAAAGGGACTTGGGTATAAATTGCAAACCAAGGGCAAACAAAGATGA
- a CDS encoding MFS transporter, translating into METKKVLPVLFLVMFLVMVGFGIIIPVIPFLAEKVGGSPTELGLLMAVYSFMQLFFAPIWGRISDRVGRKPVMAIGIAGLAVSFFIMALADSLWGLFVARIVGGVLSSANMPTAIAYVADITKPEERGKGMGIIGAATGLGFIFGPAIGGIFSKTSLNVPFYIAGISSMITLLLVMFLLKESLPVEKRAPRFKSKQSRWSGFKGPLSYLFILQMIVTLSMAGLETTFAYFAAKKADISLVQLGYIFMIMGFGSAIVQGGLVGRLSKKYGEGVVIQLGLIISAVGFALILFSSGFWTSAIFLTFFGMGNGFIRPAISALLTKRSNTGHGSITGLLSSFDSFGRIAGPPIGGWLFSISNGLPFLSGAILSVFALILFQNYQARANRIEAPYNC; encoded by the coding sequence ATGGAAACGAAAAAAGTGTTACCCGTCCTTTTTTTGGTGATGTTTTTGGTGATGGTCGGATTTGGAATCATCATTCCTGTCATACCTTTTTTGGCAGAAAAGGTTGGCGGCAGTCCTACGGAGTTGGGGCTGTTAATGGCAGTGTATTCGTTCATGCAACTGTTTTTTGCACCGATATGGGGGCGCATCTCCGACAGGGTGGGACGTAAGCCAGTCATGGCCATCGGCATTGCTGGATTGGCCGTTTCGTTTTTCATCATGGCTCTAGCAGATTCTTTATGGGGATTATTCGTAGCCCGGATTGTTGGCGGCGTTTTATCCTCGGCAAACATGCCGACGGCCATTGCATATGTAGCTGATATCACGAAGCCGGAAGAGAGGGGAAAGGGGATGGGAATCATCGGGGCAGCCACTGGGCTAGGCTTCATCTTTGGACCGGCGATTGGCGGAATATTCTCCAAAACAAGCTTGAATGTACCCTTTTACATAGCGGGGATTTCCTCTATGATTACCTTGCTGCTCGTGATGTTCCTATTGAAGGAATCACTTCCAGTCGAAAAGAGAGCCCCTCGATTTAAAAGTAAACAGTCCAGATGGAGTGGCTTTAAAGGCCCTCTTAGTTACCTGTTCATCCTACAAATGATTGTCACGCTTTCGATGGCAGGACTTGAAACGACTTTTGCTTATTTTGCGGCAAAAAAGGCTGATATCAGCCTTGTGCAATTAGGATACATCTTCATGATCATGGGATTTGGCAGTGCGATTGTCCAAGGTGGCCTGGTGGGCAGGCTGAGCAAGAAATACGGGGAAGGTGTGGTCATCCAGTTGGGGCTCATCATCTCCGCAGTAGGATTCGCCCTCATTCTGTTTTCTTCCGGCTTCTGGACATCGGCGATCTTCCTTACGTTTTTCGGTATGGGAAATGGGTTCATCAGACCGGCGATTTCGGCACTGCTGACGAAAAGGTCTAATACGGGACATGGCAGTATCACCGGACTGCTTTCTTCCTTCGATTCCTTCGGAAGGATTGCCGGTCCTCCTATAGGCGGTTGGTTATTTTCCATTTCAAATGGCTTGCCATTTTTATCGGGCGCGATCCTTTCCGTTTTTGCATTGATTCTTTTTCAGAATTATCAAGCCCGCGCTAATCGAATCGAAGCTCCTTATAATTGTTGA
- a CDS encoding amino acid ABC transporter ATP-binding protein: MINIKNLHKSFGDLDVLRGIDLEVEQGKVIVLIGPSGSGKTTFLRCLNLLEVPTDGTIEIDQTVMDFNKPVKKKSITSFRSLTGMVFQSYNLFPHKTALENVMEGPIIVKNIAKHQAKETATALLTKVGLGEKIDFYPFQLSGGQQQRVGIARALAMEPKVMLFDEPTSALDPELVGDVLKVMKDLAKEEGMTMIVVTHEMRFAREVADEVIFMDEGKIMERGTPDQIFTNPKEARTRKFLNLIQG; encoded by the coding sequence ATGATCAACATTAAGAATCTTCATAAATCGTTTGGTGACCTTGATGTATTAAGGGGCATCGATTTGGAAGTGGAGCAAGGGAAAGTCATCGTACTGATCGGACCTTCTGGTTCAGGTAAAACAACCTTTCTTCGGTGTTTGAATCTCCTTGAGGTGCCTACGGACGGGACGATTGAGATCGATCAAACGGTGATGGACTTCAATAAGCCGGTCAAGAAAAAATCGATTACCTCTTTCCGCAGTTTGACAGGGATGGTATTCCAAAGCTATAATCTCTTCCCCCACAAAACGGCCCTGGAAAATGTAATGGAAGGTCCGATCATTGTGAAGAATATAGCGAAACATCAAGCGAAAGAAACGGCGACGGCTCTGCTGACAAAGGTTGGATTAGGTGAAAAAATCGATTTTTACCCTTTTCAATTGTCCGGCGGACAGCAGCAGCGTGTCGGCATCGCAAGGGCCCTGGCCATGGAGCCGAAGGTCATGCTGTTCGACGAACCCACCTCGGCCCTGGATCCTGAATTAGTCGGAGACGTGCTGAAGGTAATGAAAGACTTGGCAAAAGAAGAAGGCATGACAATGATCGTCGTCACTCATGAAATGCGTTTCGCTCGTGAGGTCGCCGACGAGGTCATCTTCATGGATGAAGGAAAAATAATGGAACGGGGAACACCCGACCAAATTTTCACCAATCCGAAAGAAGCGCGCACACGTAAATTTCTCAATCTGATTCAAGGATGA
- a CDS encoding amino acid ABC transporter permease produces MFLLSNIFNDPERMNQLVSIAQTSLYPMIEGAIKNTIPLTLITFVLGLILAVLTALARLSSIKIFQIIARVYVSIIRGTPLLVQLFIIFYGLPNLGVTISPFISAIIGFSLSVGAYASEIIRASILSIPKGQWEAGYSIGMTYTQALKRIILPQAARVSIPPLSNTFISLLKDTSLASLILVTELFRKAQEIAAKNYEFLLLYIEAAALYWILCTILSFIQGSIEDKLNRYVAK; encoded by the coding sequence ATGTTTCTCCTAAGTAATATTTTCAACGACCCTGAGCGTATGAACCAGCTTGTTTCCATCGCGCAAACCTCCCTCTATCCGATGATAGAGGGAGCTATTAAAAATACAATTCCACTAACTTTGATTACATTCGTTCTTGGTCTTATTCTCGCAGTTCTTACTGCGTTGGCTCGATTATCTTCAATTAAAATATTTCAAATAATTGCACGAGTATATGTGTCAATCATCCGTGGGACACCATTACTTGTGCAATTATTCATTATCTTTTATGGGCTGCCGAACCTAGGCGTCACCATCAGCCCTTTTATATCGGCTATCATCGGATTCTCACTAAGCGTTGGAGCATACGCTTCGGAAATTATCCGTGCATCGATTTTATCGATACCAAAAGGGCAATGGGAGGCAGGCTATTCAATTGGAATGACATATACCCAAGCTTTGAAACGTATCATCTTGCCGCAAGCGGCTCGTGTATCCATTCCCCCGCTTTCAAATACGTTCATCAGCCTTTTAAAGGATACATCGCTCGCATCACTGATCCTTGTTACGGAATTATTCCGCAAAGCACAAGAGATCGCTGCAAAAAACTATGAATTTCTATTACTCTACATCGAAGCCGCTGCCCTATATTGGATTTTGTGTACGATTTTATCTTTCATACAAGGAAGTATCGAGGACAAGCTTAATCGCTATGTAGCAAAATGA
- a CDS encoding amino acid ABC transporter substrate-binding protein, which produces MKKMVALLSLLLAFTVVLSACGSNTKNEANNTDNKSSSQENLYDKVKKDGVLTVGTEGTYPPFTFHDDSDKLTGFDVEIAEEVAKRLGVKAEFKETQWDGLFAGLDAKRFDMIANQVGINEGRQKKYDFSDAYIQSGAVLLVHKDNKDIKSFHDLKGKTSAQSLTSNYNDLAESHGAKVTGIEGFSQSVQLIGSKRVDATINDKLSFLDYKKQHPDAPIKVADEEENGAASGLMFRKDSGKLVDEVNKALKAMKDDGTYAKISDKWFGEDVSPK; this is translated from the coding sequence ATGAAAAAAATGGTTGCACTTTTATCGCTATTGTTAGCTTTCACGGTTGTACTTAGCGCTTGTGGTTCAAATACAAAAAACGAGGCAAACAATACCGACAATAAATCTTCTTCACAAGAAAATCTATACGATAAAGTTAAAAAAGATGGCGTATTAACAGTCGGAACTGAAGGTACATATCCTCCTTTCACATTCCACGATGATTCGGACAAATTAACGGGCTTCGACGTTGAAATTGCTGAAGAAGTGGCAAAACGCCTTGGAGTGAAAGCTGAATTCAAGGAAACGCAATGGGACGGCCTGTTTGCAGGGTTGGATGCGAAACGTTTTGATATGATTGCAAACCAAGTGGGCATTAATGAAGGCCGCCAAAAGAAATATGATTTCTCGGATGCCTATATTCAATCAGGTGCCGTACTGCTTGTTCACAAGGATAATAAAGATATTAAATCGTTCCATGACTTAAAAGGTAAAACTTCGGCACAATCCTTAACGAGCAACTACAATGATCTGGCTGAATCCCATGGAGCTAAAGTTACCGGCATCGAAGGGTTCTCCCAAAGTGTTCAGCTTATTGGTTCCAAACGGGTGGATGCCACGATCAATGACAAATTGTCGTTCCTTGATTATAAAAAGCAGCACCCGGATGCGCCAATTAAAGTGGCCGATGAGGAAGAAAACGGAGCTGCAAGTGGTTTAATGTTCAGAAAAGACAGCGGCAAATTAGTGGATGAAGTAAACAAAGCATTAAAAGCGATGAAAGACGACGGCACGTACGCTAAGATTTCAGATAAATGGTTCGGTGAAGATGTTTCTCCTAAGTAA
- a CDS encoding YjgB family protein, giving the protein MLSKKPATRMLSAAILTGSLLGAGASFSTEPVQAASTVEDSSSLAKTHAITTLHEIYNKAFSGEMPYTATGLKIKENTQKDVYNTFGSPPEPGNDDGTFDFYHPEMGHPGFSFTYGEDKTISQIRYLGTNVERDHNLGSITPKVLGEQLGSADQIRHISSTDEINYIYKTGDYELQFIVGEDQTVNHVNLLEAK; this is encoded by the coding sequence ATGTTATCTAAAAAACCAGCAACCAGAATGCTTAGTGCCGCTATTCTGACCGGTTCCCTTTTAGGTGCAGGTGCATCCTTTTCGACTGAACCGGTTCAAGCCGCATCCACGGTGGAGGACTCCTCCAGCTTAGCGAAGACACACGCTATCACCACTTTACATGAAATCTACAATAAGGCCTTTTCAGGCGAAATGCCTTATACTGCCACAGGCTTAAAAATTAAGGAAAATACCCAAAAAGACGTATACAATACATTCGGATCTCCCCCAGAACCTGGCAATGACGATGGGACTTTTGACTTTTATCATCCAGAAATGGGACACCCTGGATTCTCCTTCACTTATGGCGAAGATAAGACCATTTCCCAAATCAGATATTTGGGGACAAATGTAGAACGCGATCATAACTTAGGAAGCATCACCCCTAAAGTATTGGGTGAACAACTTGGCAGTGCCGATCAAATCCGTCATATTTCAAGCACGGATGAAATCAACTACATCTACAAGACAGGTGATTATGAACTACAATTCATAGTTGGTGAAGATCAAACTGTCAATCATGTCAATTTACTGGAAGCTAAATGA
- a CDS encoding TIGR01777 family oxidoreductase: protein MLKKVVLAGGTGFVGQYFEQHFRNLGYEVVIISRQTPHIGWDDRKGIREAIDNSEMLINLAGKTVNCRYNEKNRKEILESRTDTTEVLGLAVEQCGNPPSLWINSSTATIYRHAEDKPMTEGNGEIGSGFSVDVAKAWERSFFRFQLPETRQIALRIAIVLGNGGVMTPYRNLVKFGLGGRQGSGNQKFSWIHIEDLFNIVLFLKQNEGLEGVFNCSAPNPVTNRELMAQLRQAMNKKMGMPCPEPLLTMGAFFMGTETELILKSRWVKPERLIKEGYAFTFNHLDEALEQILSKAI, encoded by the coding sequence ATGCTGAAGAAAGTGGTTTTAGCAGGCGGGACTGGTTTTGTCGGACAATACTTTGAACAACATTTCAGGAACCTTGGATATGAAGTCGTCATCATTTCCCGGCAAACACCCCATATTGGCTGGGATGATAGAAAAGGAATAAGGGAAGCCATCGATAATTCGGAAATGCTGATCAATCTCGCCGGTAAAACGGTCAATTGCCGCTACAATGAGAAGAATAGAAAAGAAATTTTGGAATCCCGCACGGACACGACAGAAGTGCTCGGACTGGCAGTTGAGCAATGCGGAAATCCTCCTTCATTATGGATAAACTCCAGTACGGCGACGATATACAGGCATGCAGAGGATAAACCCATGACAGAAGGGAATGGAGAAATCGGTTCAGGATTCTCCGTCGATGTAGCGAAGGCATGGGAGCGTTCATTCTTTCGTTTCCAATTACCGGAAACGAGACAAATTGCTTTGCGGATAGCCATTGTTTTGGGTAATGGCGGCGTAATGACTCCTTATAGGAATCTAGTCAAATTCGGTCTGGGTGGCCGCCAAGGATCAGGGAACCAAAAATTCAGTTGGATACATATAGAAGATTTGTTCAACATTGTCCTTTTTCTAAAACAGAATGAGGGGCTTGAGGGAGTGTTCAATTGTTCCGCGCCTAACCCAGTCACTAATCGTGAGCTGATGGCACAGCTGAGACAGGCGATGAATAAAAAGATGGGCATGCCTTGCCCCGAACCATTGCTTACTATGGGCGCCTTCTTCATGGGGACCGAAACGGAATTGATCTTGAAAAGCCGCTGGGTCAAGCCTGAAAGATTGATAAAGGAAGGTTATGCCTTTACATTCAATCATCTGGATGAGGCGCTCGAACAGATTCTGTCTAAAGCTATATAA